Proteins from a genomic interval of Haemorhous mexicanus isolate bHaeMex1 chromosome Z, bHaeMex1.pri, whole genome shotgun sequence:
- the GPBP1 gene encoding vasculin isoform X1, producing MAQHDFAPAWLNFPTPPSSTKSSLNFEKHSENFSWTEDRYEANRRRHNSSEGFDPNTGRPDGGHYGRKERNGWRSQGKNGPENINQRGGYHGGGFRTRSSTFRCGKGQGLHENSVLDNETRKKEDKEVPNQFEAEDFPSLNPEYEREPNQNKSLAAGVWEYPLNPKSRSQRMLVIKKGSAKELRMSGFPVVGSLHPQPVRNGTGTSVYKGLVPKPVTPPAKPTQWKSQAKENKLGNTFPHESAYGVGSFSPFKSAVKAFAVTQNSVKECIRSNSSSPVDKSGQLRLTKLTRMRTDKKSEFLKALKRDRVKDEHENENHDGQEKDAESFSLHNSNSPHRERDINRNFENEIPQENGNASITPQQIIQSSAFPQANVLSSSLEAEHRLLKEMGWQEDSENDETCAPLTEDEMREFQVISEQNQLFPFFSVFDFPVAEIPIPLCSISSGPLPYCPLPFLAQMFAALWERGLDCRERPFGRKDLWGKMCGEMGETRVSSH from the exons TCATCACTGAATTTTGAGAAACATTCTGAAAATTTTTCATGGACAGAGGATCGTTATGAAGCAAATCGCAGAAGACACAATTCTTCGGAAGGGTTTGATCCTAACACTGGAAGGCCAGATGGAG gGCATTATGGCCGAAAAGAGAGGAATGGTTGGCGTTCACAAGGCAAAAATGGTCCAGAAAATATAAACCAACGTGGAGGGTACCATGGTGGAGGTTTCCGTACTCGTAGCAGCACTTTCCGTTGTGGAAAAGGCCAGGGACTGCATGAAAACAGTGTACTTGATAATGAAACCCGCaaaaaggaagacaaagaaGTACCCAACCAGTTTGAAGCTGAGGATTTT CCATCTTTAAACCCTGAATATGAGAGGGAACCAAACCAGAATAAGTCTCTAGCTGCAGGTGTGTGGG agtaCCCTTTAAATCCTAAATCTAGATCTCAGAGAATGCTGGTCATTAAAAAAGGCAGTGCAAAAGAACTGCGGATGTCTGGATTCCCAGTAGTGGGAAGTCTTCACCCGCAGCCAGTAAGGAATGGAACTGGCACAAGTGTTTATAAAGGCTTAGTTCCCAAACCTGTCACTCCACCTGCAAAG CCCACACAGtggaaaagccaagcaaaagaaaataaacttggGAATACATTTCCTCATGAATCTGCATATGGTGTTGGCAGTTTCAGTCCTTTCAAATCAGCTGTCAAGGCATTTGCTGTAACACAAAATTCAGTGAAAGAG TGTATTCGGTCAAATTCTTCATCTCCTGTTGACAAATCTGGTCAGCTTCGTTTAACAAAATTGACAAGAATGCGGACTGATAAGAAGAGTGAATTTTTGAAAGCATTGAAAAGAGATAGAGTGAAAGACGAACATGAAAATGAGAATCATGATGGGCAAGAGAAG gATGCTGAGTCCTTCAGCTTGCATAACAGCAACAGTCCTCATCGTGAGAGAGATATAAACCGAAACTTTGAAAATGAGATTCCGCAGGAGAATGGCAATGCTTCAATTACACCTCAGCAGATCATTCAGTCTTCAGCTTTCCCTCAGGCAAATGTTCTTTCAAGCTCACTTGAGGCAGAGCATAG GTTGTTAAAGGAAATGGGCTGGCAGGAAGACAGTGAAAATGATGAAACGTGTGCTCCGCTAACTGAGGATGAGATGAGGGAGTTTCAAGTCATTAGTGAACAG AATCaactgtttcctttcttcagtgTCTTTGACTTTCCAGTTGCTGAGATACCCATTCCTCTCTGCAGCATCTCTTCTGGGCCCCTTCCCTATTGCCCCTTGCCCTTCTTAGCACAGATGTTTGCAGCACTGTGGGAAAGGGGACTGGATTGCAGGGAGAGACCATTTGGGAGAAAGGATCTCTGGGGCAAGATGTGTGGGGAAATGGGTGAGACCAGGGTGAGCTCTCATTGA
- the GPBP1 gene encoding vasculin isoform X2, with protein MAQHDFAPAWLNFPTPPSSTKSSLNFEKHSENFSWTEDRYEANRRRHNSSEGFDPNTGRPDGGHYGRKERNGWRSQGKNGPENINQRGGYHGGGFRTRSSTFRCGKGQGLHENSVLDNETRKKEDKEVPNQFEAEDFPSLNPEYEREPNQNKSLAAGVWEYPLNPKSRSQRMLVIKKGSAKELRMSGFPVVGSLHPQPVRNGTGTSVYKGLVPKPVTPPAKPTQWKSQAKENKLGNTFPHESAYGVGSFSPFKSAVKAFAVTQNSVKECIRSNSSSPVDKSGQLRLTKLTRMRTDKKSEFLKALKRDRVKDEHENENHDGQEKDAESFSLHNSNSPHRERDINRNFENEIPQENGNASITPQQIIQSSAFPQANVLSSSLEAEHRLLKEMGWQEDSENDETCAPLTEDEMREFQVISEQLQKNGLRKNGILKNGLICNFQFSPWKNSTFKPALENEDSETSSSDTSDDDDV; from the exons TCATCACTGAATTTTGAGAAACATTCTGAAAATTTTTCATGGACAGAGGATCGTTATGAAGCAAATCGCAGAAGACACAATTCTTCGGAAGGGTTTGATCCTAACACTGGAAGGCCAGATGGAG gGCATTATGGCCGAAAAGAGAGGAATGGTTGGCGTTCACAAGGCAAAAATGGTCCAGAAAATATAAACCAACGTGGAGGGTACCATGGTGGAGGTTTCCGTACTCGTAGCAGCACTTTCCGTTGTGGAAAAGGCCAGGGACTGCATGAAAACAGTGTACTTGATAATGAAACCCGCaaaaaggaagacaaagaaGTACCCAACCAGTTTGAAGCTGAGGATTTT CCATCTTTAAACCCTGAATATGAGAGGGAACCAAACCAGAATAAGTCTCTAGCTGCAGGTGTGTGGG agtaCCCTTTAAATCCTAAATCTAGATCTCAGAGAATGCTGGTCATTAAAAAAGGCAGTGCAAAAGAACTGCGGATGTCTGGATTCCCAGTAGTGGGAAGTCTTCACCCGCAGCCAGTAAGGAATGGAACTGGCACAAGTGTTTATAAAGGCTTAGTTCCCAAACCTGTCACTCCACCTGCAAAG CCCACACAGtggaaaagccaagcaaaagaaaataaacttggGAATACATTTCCTCATGAATCTGCATATGGTGTTGGCAGTTTCAGTCCTTTCAAATCAGCTGTCAAGGCATTTGCTGTAACACAAAATTCAGTGAAAGAG TGTATTCGGTCAAATTCTTCATCTCCTGTTGACAAATCTGGTCAGCTTCGTTTAACAAAATTGACAAGAATGCGGACTGATAAGAAGAGTGAATTTTTGAAAGCATTGAAAAGAGATAGAGTGAAAGACGAACATGAAAATGAGAATCATGATGGGCAAGAGAAG gATGCTGAGTCCTTCAGCTTGCATAACAGCAACAGTCCTCATCGTGAGAGAGATATAAACCGAAACTTTGAAAATGAGATTCCGCAGGAGAATGGCAATGCTTCAATTACACCTCAGCAGATCATTCAGTCTTCAGCTTTCCCTCAGGCAAATGTTCTTTCAAGCTCACTTGAGGCAGAGCATAG GTTGTTAAAGGAAATGGGCTGGCAGGAAGACAGTGAAAATGATGAAACGTGTGCTCCGCTAACTGAGGATGAGATGAGGGAGTTTCAAGTCATTAGTGAACAG TTACAAAAAAATGGCCTTCGGAAAAACGGCATTTTGAAAAATGGCCTCATCTGTAATTTTCAATTTAGCCCCTGGAAAAATAGCACTttcaaacctgctctggagAATGAGGATTCTGAGACAAGCAGCAGTGATACAtcagatgatgatgatgtgtGA